A window of Tursiops truncatus isolate mTurTru1 chromosome 8, mTurTru1.mat.Y, whole genome shotgun sequence contains these coding sequences:
- the MSANTD4 gene encoding myb/SANT-like DNA-binding domain-containing protein 4: protein MKQLKRKRKSNFSVQETQTLLKEITKRKEVIFSKQLNTTINVMKRMAWEEIAQCVNAVGEGEQRTGTEVKRRYLDWRALMKRKRMKANIKLVGSGFPLPTSDLDDSLTEEIDEKIGFRNDTNFDWQNVADFRDAGGSLTEVKVEEEERDPQSPEFEIEEEEEMLSSVIPDSRRESELPDFPHIDEFFTLNSTPSRSAYDEPHLLVNIEKQKLELEKRRLDIEAERLQVEKERLQIEKERLRQLDMEHERLQLEKERLQIERERLRLQIVTSEKPSLENELGQGEKSVYQPQDIETEKLKLERERLQLEKDRLQFLKFESEKLQIEKERLQVEKERLRMQKEGHLQ from the exons ATGAAGcaattgaaaaggaaaaggaaaagcaatttcAGTGTACAAGAAACTCAGACCCTTttgaaagaaattacaaaaaggaaagaagtcattTTTTCCAAGCAGCTCAATACAACAATTAATGTGATGAAGCGAATGGCTTGGGAGGAGATTGCACAGTGTGTGAATGCTGTaggagaaggagaacagagaacaGGGACAGAAGTGAAAAGGAGGTACCTTGACTGGCGAGCACTTATGAAGAGAAAGAGGATGAAGGCGAACATTAAGCTAGTTGGTTCGGGGTTTCCCCTTCCCACATCCGATTTAGATGATTCTCTCACTGAAGAGATAGATGAAAAGATTGGATTCCGAAATGATACAAATTTTGATTGGCAAAATGTGGCAGATTTCAGGGatgcaggtggatccttaactgAGGTcaaagtggaagaggaagaaagagatccACAGAGTCCTGAA tttgagattgaagaggaagaagaaatgttGTCATCAGTCATACCGGATTCCAGGAGGGAAAGTGAACTTCCTGATTTCCCCCACATTGATGAGTTTTTTACTCTGAATTCAACACCATCTAGGTCTGCATATGATGAGCCCCATTTGCTTGTAAACATAGAGAAACAGAAACTAGAATTGGAAAAACGACGGCTTGATATTGAGGCTGAAAGACTGCAGGTAGAGAAGGAACGCCTACAGATTGAgaaagagaggctgcgacagttaGACATGGAGCATGAGCGGCTTCAGCTGGAGAAGGAGCGGCTGCAGATTGAAAGAGAGAGGTTGAGGTTACAGATAGTCACCTCAGAGAAACCATCTTTGGAAAATGAACTTGGTCAAGGAGAAAAGTCCGTATATCAACCACAGGATATagaaacagagaagttaaaactTGAGAGAGAACGCttgcaactagaaaaagataggctgcagtttttaaaatttgaatcagAGAAGCTGCAGATTGAAAAGGAGCGCTTACaagtagagaaagagagactACGAATGCAGAAGGAAGGACACTTGCAGTGA